A genomic region of Sarcophilus harrisii chromosome 6, mSarHar1.11, whole genome shotgun sequence contains the following coding sequences:
- the LOC100924692 gene encoding LOW QUALITY PROTEIN: U6 snRNA-associated Sm-like protein LSm3 (The sequence of the model RefSeq protein was modified relative to this genomic sequence to represent the inferred CDS: inserted 2 bases in 2 codons), with protein MADDTDQEKTANTEEDPLDLIRLSLDEQIYVKMRNDQELRGKLYAYXNVILGEVEETVTTIEIDEETCEDIYXSTNWNIPMLFVQGDGVVLVATPLRVG; from the exons ATGGCAGATGATACGGATCAGGAAAAGACCGCCAATACTGAAGAGGATCCCCTGGATCTCATTAGGCTCAGTCTAGATGAACAAATTTATGTGAAAATGAGAAATGACCAAGAACTACGAGGAAAATTGTATGCTT TAAATGTGATTTTGGGAGAAGTAGAAGAGACTGTGACAACTATAGAAATTGATGAAGAAACTTGTGAGGATATCT AATCAACCAATTGGAACATTCCAATGCTGTTTGTCCAAGGTGATGGGGTTGTATTAGTAGCTACTCCATTGAGAGTTGGATGA